A genomic window from Flavobacterium azooxidireducens includes:
- a CDS encoding NAD(P)H-dependent glycerol-3-phosphate dehydrogenase, which produces MNNSPKFAVIGGGSWATAIAKMLCVNQAEICWYMRNQNAIDHIKTEKHNPNYLSSVEFDTKKLHLTTDINEAVSYADILIFAIPSAFLNTELEKLTESLNDKVIFSAIKGIVPETFLIVGEHFHKQYNIPYENIGVITGPCHAEEVALERLSYLTIACADASKAKIVAKNLNSNYIKTKISDDIIGTEYAAMLKNIYAIAAGMAHGLGYGDNFQALLMSNAIREMKKFIRKVHKMKRNINDSAYLGDLLVTGYSVFSRNRMFGNMIGKGYTVKSAMMEMSMVAEGYYAVKSAYKLNQDYGAKTPIIDAVYQILYESKDPKSVFKKLTDKLD; this is translated from the coding sequence ATGAACAATTCTCCAAAATTTGCAGTGATTGGTGGCGGAAGCTGGGCAACTGCGATAGCAAAAATGTTGTGCGTTAACCAAGCTGAAATTTGTTGGTACATGCGGAATCAAAACGCAATCGACCATATTAAAACCGAAAAACACAACCCAAATTACTTGAGTTCCGTTGAATTTGACACCAAAAAATTACACCTAACTACCGATATAAACGAAGCGGTTAGTTATGCCGATATTTTAATTTTTGCCATTCCATCTGCTTTTTTAAATACCGAATTGGAAAAATTGACAGAATCCTTAAACGATAAAGTGATTTTTTCTGCCATCAAAGGAATTGTTCCTGAAACATTTTTGATTGTAGGCGAACATTTTCACAAACAATACAACATTCCGTATGAAAACATTGGTGTAATCACCGGTCCGTGTCACGCAGAAGAAGTAGCGTTAGAACGTCTTTCCTACTTAACAATTGCCTGTGCTGATGCTTCAAAAGCAAAAATTGTGGCCAAAAATTTAAACAGCAATTACATCAAAACCAAAATTTCCGATGACATTATCGGAACCGAATATGCTGCCATGTTGAAAAACATTTATGCTATTGCTGCCGGAATGGCTCACGGTTTAGGTTACGGCGATAATTTTCAAGCCTTGTTGATGAGTAATGCCATTCGCGAAATGAAGAAATTCATCCGTAAAGTGCACAAAATGAAACGAAATATCAATGATTCTGCCTATTTGGGCGATTTATTGGTAACCGGTTATTCCGTTTTTTCTCGAAACAGAATGTTCGGAAACATGATTGGAAAAGGCTACACCGTGAAAAGTGCGATGATGGAAATGAGCATGGTTGCCGAAGGCTATTATGCCGTAAAAAGTGCTTATAAATTAAATCAAGATTACGGAGCCAAAACCCCAATTATTGATGCGGTTTATCAGATTTTATACGAAAGTAAAGACCCGAAAAGTGTTTTTAAAAAATTAACGGACAAGTTAGATTAA